GCGCCAAGCGGCTGGGATCAGCGCCTTCTGCGCCGCCGGTGCAAATGCAAACGTCACTCGCTACGGATCACCTACCGGTTTCGACGCGGAGATCCGGAAAGAGTCGGTATCAAACACATCGTTGGGCTTGCCCCGGATGGCGACTATCTCCCCATGCTCTGGGACACCTTCAGGCACTCCAGTCCTCGGACGCACTGGATCGACCTCAAGTACCAAAAAGGCCGGAGCCCGTGGGGCCTCACCAAGAGGCTGGTCCTGGAGAAGGCGAGACTGGCGCGCCTGCTGCGAGCGTATGAACAGGCGACCGGTACGATATTCATTCGTCGGAAGACCCGAGTCTGAGGTCGAAATCGGAGTTCGAGAGTGAGCCCTCTACGGAGGTGACGAGGTAGCCTGATGGAGAAGCACCGGATCTACGGGATGTCCTTCGCGAGCGTGTATCCCCATTACCTCCAGAAGGCGGAGAAGAAGGGGCGCACCAAGCAGGAGGTGGACGAGGTCATCTGCTGGCTGACGCATCCAGGAGATCGACGACCCGCTGATGCGCAACGTGCGGTACATGGACCAGCTGGTCGATGAACTGGCCAAGGGCAGGCCGATGGAGAAGATTCTGCGCGGGTAGGGCACGGAGGCGATGAGCAGGCCGTCGGTCAAAGAACAGCTGCATCCCCGAAACCGATTCCGCACCGGCTACGACTTCCCGCGCCTGATCGCCGGCAGTCCTCGCCTGGCGGCATTCGTCGCCCCGAACGCCTACGGCGATGCGTCCATCGACTATGCCAATCCGGCGGCGGTGAAGGCCCTCAACCAGGCGCTGCTAAAGGACGCGTACGGAATCAACGAGTGGGACCTGCCGCCAGGGTACCTGTGTCCGCCGATCCCGGGGCGCAGTGACTACCTTCACCATCTCGCCGATCTGCCGGGTGTTGGAGAGGACCGTGTTCGCGTCCTCGACATCGGAATGGGTGCCAACTGCATTTACCCGCTCATCGGCGCGAGTGAGTACGGCTGGCATTTCGTCGGCTCCGAGATTGATCCGGTGGCGCTGCGGTGGGCTGAGAAACTGGTAGCGGCCAATCCGGCGGTGTCGCATCTGATCGAGTGCCGTCTGCAGAAGTTGCCGCTGGCGTGCTTCGAGGGCGTCACCACGAAGGGCGAAACCTTTGCTCTGTCCATGTGCAATCCGCCGTTTCATGTCTCAGCCGAGGCGGCGGCCGAGGGCAACCGTCGCAAGCGGCGCAACCTCGGTCACGGGAGGACGACGGCGCCGGTGCTCAATTTCGGCGGCCAGGCCGGCGAGCTCTGGTGCGACGGTGGCGAGTTGGGGTTCATCCACCGCCTGATCGCCGAAAGTGCCGGTCAGCCGCGGCTGTGCCGGTGGTTCACGACCCTCGTCTCGAAACGCGCCCACTTGCCGCGCTTGTTCGGCGCGCTTGAACGGGTGAAGGCGCTGGACGTGAATACGCTCGAAATGGCGCACGGTCAGAAAACCAGTAGCATCCTGGCGTGGACGTTCACACGCTCGTAAACGGTAGAATCAGCCGATGGAGCCGAAGATGTCGTTGATGAATCGCCGTGAAGCCCTGGCGGCTCTTGCCGCCACTGCCTCCTTGCCGCTCCTGCCCGGTTGCAGCAGCACACCGGCGTCGCCACCGGCCGCGGCGAACCCCGAAGCCGACGCGCTCGCGCTGCTCGATCAGATCGGCGAGAACTACCTGCGGTTCGCGCCCGAAGGCGCAACCACCCTCGGGATCGACACCGGCGCTCGGGTGGCACTACGCTCCCAGCTTGCCGACCGGTCGGCCGATGGCCAGAAGAAGATCGCGGCCCAGGTGCGGCAGGATCTCGAGCGCGCCACTGCGTTCGACACCTCGCGCCTCACGCACGCCACCCGCACCAGTGTCGAGGTCGTGCGCAGCGCGTATGGGCTTGCGGCCGAGGGCTTCGCGCTGCCGTACGGCGACATCACGGTGGGCAGCTGGCGCAACACGCCGTATGTGGTGATCCAGAATGTCGGCGCCTATCTCGACCTCCCGCGATTCCTCGACAGCGATCACCCGGTCAACGACGCAGCCGACGCCGAGGCGTATCTCGCGCGCCTGCAGTCGTACGCGAAGCAGCTCGACGGCGAACGCGGGCGCATCCAGGCGGCGCGCGGCCAGGGCCTGGTACCCCCGGCGTTTCTGATCGACAAGGCGTTGTCGCAGATGCGGCTGTCGGCGACGAGCGCGCGCGACGGCGGCTCGCTGGTTGAGTCGCTCGCCCGGCGCACGAAGGCCATTCCCGGGAACTGGGCTGAGCGCGCGAAGACCATCGCCGCGCAGGAGATCGCGCCGGCGCTCGATCGGCAGATCGCCGAACTCGACGCCCAACGCGCCCTTGCCAAGGACGATGCCGGAATGTGGGCGCGGCCGAATGGCGACGAATTCTACCGGTGGGCGCTGAAGGCCTCGACCACCACCAGCATGACGCCGGACGAAATGCACGCCATGGGGCAGAGCGAGCTGGCGCAGCTGCATGCCCGGATGGAGACGATCCTCAAGGGTGCCGGCTACACCAAGGGCACGGTCGGCGATCGCATGAACGCACTGGCCAAGGACCCGCGGTACCAATTCGCCGACGGCGACCAGGGCCGTGCCGAGATCATGGCGTTCATCGAGGAGCGCGTCGCGTGGATCCGGGCGCAACTGCCGCGCGCCTTCAATACGCTGGTCAATCCGAACATGGAGGTGAAGCGCCTGCCTCCGGAAGAAGAGCCGGGTGCGCCCACCGCGTACGGGGGCGCCGGGTCGATTGACGGCAAGATTCCCGGCAAATACTGGATCAACCTGAAAACGCCGGCACTGCACAGCAGGTACAGCCTGGCCGACCTGACGTTCCATGAATCGATTCCGGGACACATCCTGCAGGGCGAGTACACGCGCCAGTCGCCGCTGATCCGCCAGTTGCTGGCTTTCAATGCCTACTCGGAAGGCTGGGCGCTCTATGCGCAGCAGCTCGCCGACGAGCTCGGTGCCTATGCCAGCGATCCGATCGGGCAACTCGGCTACCTGCAGGCCCTGGCGTTCCGGGCGTGCCGGCTGGTGGTCGATACCGGCATTCACGCCAAGCGCTGGACGCGCGAGCAAGGCGTGCGGTTTTTCGTCGAGGTCAACGGCTCCAATGAGATGGAAGTGGCCAGCGAGGTCGATCGCTACTGCTCGTGGCCCGGGCAGGCCTGCGGCTACAAGGTGGGACACAGCGAGATCAACCGCCAGCGCGAGCGCGCCACGGCGGCCATGGGGCCGAAATACGACGTCAAGGCCTTCAACGACACCCTGGTGCTCGGCGGCAACGTGCCGCTTGACGTGCTGAAGAAAAACGTGGACCAGTACATCGGGACGACCAAGGCGAGCGCGTAACGGTCAGGGCGGCGGCCGCATCGCGTCCAGGCGATTGGTCGCGGCCATGATGTCTCGCTTCAGTTGCCTGACCGTCTCGCGCACTAGGTCCTTGCCCTTGCGGGCGGCGTCATCCACGGTGGTCTTCAACTTGCCCAGGGGCGACTCCAGCATGGCGGCGAGGTCGGCGTCGAGCGCCGCCAGTTGCTCCTCGAGTTGCGCGGCACGGCGGACCAGCCTCAGGCGCATGGCCTCGGGGTCGCTGCCTTCCACCGCCTCGGGGCTCTTCTCCCATGCCTGCAGGATCGAGCGCAGCAGTTCTTCGTCGCCCAGCGCATAGGCGCGGTTGGCTTCGATCATGAGCGTGTGACGCCGATCCCTGGTGGCTTCGTCACGGGAGAGATCGGGATGAATGGTCCGCGCCACATCGCGAAACAGTTTGCGCACGGCGTCAGACGTGAAGCGGGGCAGGGGCTCGGGCCTGTCGGCGGCGGGTGCCGCGCCCGGTTGTTGTGGGTCGCCCGCGCGGCTCGCGGCGTTCTTCGCGAGCTCGCCGAGTTCGGCTTCAGTAATCTCGAGCTCGAGCTGTTCCAGCTGCTCGTGCAGTGAGCCAACCTGTTGACGGTAGGTCACCTTGAACGTGTTGAGCGCGGCCTTCACCCGCAGGACTTCAGCGCTTTGTTGCGCCAGCCGGCCGTCGAGTTCGGCCACGCGCGCGCCGAGGTGTTCCAGGTCGTCGCCGTCACGCTCGGCCGGCACCAGCGAGGTCACGCAAGAATGATATCGGATAGCGGGGATGCACTTGCAGCCGGCGGAGCGGTCAGGTGATACTCAGGCGCCGCGGCGGTCGCGGCGTTACACTACGGGCATTCACAGACACCGGGGTTTGCAAATATGATCCCACACGCCGCGAACGAACACCTCGACCGACAGCTTTTCGACCGGCGCCTCTTTCGGGCCGCTGCCATCGTGTTCTCCTTGGTCGTGCTCGCCGGGTTTGCGCGCACGTACTACGTCAAGGGTCTGTTCGATGTGCCGCCGCTCCCCTCGATCCTGCACGTGCACGGCGTGCTCATGACCGCCTGGGTCGCGCTGTTCGCGACGCAGGTCTGGTTGATCTCGTCCAAACGGATCAGGCTGCACCAGCGACTGGGCTACGCCGGCATCGGGCTCGGCGCCCTCATCGTGATCGTGGGATTCGCCACGGCCTTGCGAGCCGCCAAATACGGGTTCAATGCAGCGCCGCCTGGCATCCCACCGCTGTCGTTCCTGGCCGTCCCCCTGTTCGACCTGCTGATGTTCGTGATCTTCTTTGGCGGCGCGATCTACTACCGGAAGAAACCGGCTGAACACAAGCGGCTGATGCTGTTGACGGCGGTCAACTTTCTGCCGCCGGCGATTGCCCGCATCCCCGTCGCGTCGCTGTTGGCACTCGGGCCGCTGTGGTTTTTCGGGCTGCCCGCCGTGCTGACGCTGCTGTGCCTGGGACTAGATGCGAAACGCCACGGTCGGGTGAACCGGGTGTTCCTGACCGGGACGGTTCTGCTGATTGGCTCGTACGTGGTCCGGCTCGTGGTCATGACGACCGGCGCGTGGATGAGCTTCGCGGCATGGCTCGTCGGCTTCGTCTGAGCGTGGCATGGCACCATTCGTAGCGCTGACTGGCTACCAGCAGTTCGATCCCGAAACGATGACCGAGCGGGCGGCGTCCTTCTACGACGAGGTGAAGCGGCGCCGGACCGTTCGCGACTTCTCGGATCGC
This genomic interval from Acidobacteriota bacterium contains the following:
- the rlmF gene encoding 23S rRNA (adenine(1618)-N(6))-methyltransferase RlmF; this translates as MSRPSVKEQLHPRNRFRTGYDFPRLIAGSPRLAAFVAPNAYGDASIDYANPAAVKALNQALLKDAYGINEWDLPPGYLCPPIPGRSDYLHHLADLPGVGEDRVRVLDIGMGANCIYPLIGASEYGWHFVGSEIDPVALRWAEKLVAANPAVSHLIECRLQKLPLACFEGVTTKGETFALSMCNPPFHVSAEAAAEGNRRKRRNLGHGRTTAPVLNFGGQAGELWCDGGELGFIHRLIAESAGQPRLCRWFTTLVSKRAHLPRLFGALERVKALDVNTLEMAHGQKTSSILAWTFTRS
- a CDS encoding DUF885 domain-containing protein, with the translated sequence MEPKMSLMNRREALAALAATASLPLLPGCSSTPASPPAAANPEADALALLDQIGENYLRFAPEGATTLGIDTGARVALRSQLADRSADGQKKIAAQVRQDLERATAFDTSRLTHATRTSVEVVRSAYGLAAEGFALPYGDITVGSWRNTPYVVIQNVGAYLDLPRFLDSDHPVNDAADAEAYLARLQSYAKQLDGERGRIQAARGQGLVPPAFLIDKALSQMRLSATSARDGGSLVESLARRTKAIPGNWAERAKTIAAQEIAPALDRQIAELDAQRALAKDDAGMWARPNGDEFYRWALKASTTTSMTPDEMHAMGQSELAQLHARMETILKGAGYTKGTVGDRMNALAKDPRYQFADGDQGRAEIMAFIEERVAWIRAQLPRAFNTLVNPNMEVKRLPPEEEPGAPTAYGGAGSIDGKIPGKYWINLKTPALHSRYSLADLTFHESIPGHILQGEYTRQSPLIRQLLAFNAYSEGWALYAQQLADELGAYASDPIGQLGYLQALAFRACRLVVDTGIHAKRWTREQGVRFFVEVNGSNEMEVASEVDRYCSWPGQACGYKVGHSEINRQRERATAAMGPKYDVKAFNDTLVLGGNVPLDVLKKNVDQYIGTTKASA